The Pseudomonas baetica genome includes a region encoding these proteins:
- a CDS encoding YggT family protein, with the protein MIGLNTAAVYVLQTLGSLYLLIVLLRFVLQLVRANFYNPLCQFIVKATQPLLKPLRRIIPSMFGLDMSSLVLAILVQLALMALTLLLTYGTTGNPLQLFIWSLIGVTALFLKIFFFALIISVILSWVAPGSHNPGAELVNQICEPALAPFRKFLPNLGGLDLSPIFAFLALKLIDMLVINNLAAMTMMPEILRLLM; encoded by the coding sequence ATGATTGGATTGAACACCGCAGCGGTTTACGTGCTGCAAACCCTCGGCAGCCTGTATCTGCTGATCGTGCTGCTGCGCTTCGTCCTGCAACTGGTGCGGGCGAACTTCTACAACCCGCTTTGCCAGTTCATCGTCAAAGCGACTCAGCCGCTACTCAAGCCACTGCGCCGGATCATCCCGAGCATGTTCGGTCTGGACATGTCGTCGCTGGTGCTGGCGATTCTGGTGCAACTGGCGCTGATGGCGCTGACCTTGCTGCTGACTTACGGCACCACCGGTAACCCGCTGCAACTGTTTATCTGGTCGCTGATCGGCGTGACCGCGCTGTTCCTGAAGATCTTCTTCTTCGCCCTGATCATCAGCGTGATCCTCTCGTGGGTCGCCCCGGGCAGCCACAATCCGGGCGCTGAGCTGGTCAACCAGATCTGCGAACCGGCGCTGGCGCCGTTCCGTAAGTTCCTGCCAAACCTCGGCGGGCTGGATCTGTCGCCGATCTTCGCGTTTCTGGCGCTGAAGCTGATCGACATGCTGGTGATCAATAACCTCGCGGCGATGACGATGATGCCGGAAATCCTCCGTCTGCTGATGTGA
- the rdgB gene encoding RdgB/HAM1 family non-canonical purine NTP pyrophosphatase, protein MMNLKQLVLASHNAGKLKELQAMLGDSVQLRSIGEWSKVEPEETGLSFVENAILKARNAARISGLPALADDSGLAVDFLGGAPGIYSARYADGKGDAANNAKLLDALKDVPEAERGAQFVCVLALVRHADDPLPILCEGLWHGRILTAASGEHGFGYDPLFWVPERDVSSAELSPADKNQISHRARAMDLLRQRLGLK, encoded by the coding sequence ATGATGAACCTCAAGCAACTCGTACTGGCCAGCCATAACGCCGGCAAACTCAAAGAACTCCAGGCCATGCTCGGCGACTCGGTGCAACTGCGCTCGATCGGCGAATGGAGCAAGGTCGAGCCGGAAGAAACCGGCCTGTCGTTCGTCGAGAACGCGATCCTCAAGGCGCGTAACGCCGCACGCATTTCCGGGCTGCCGGCGCTGGCCGACGACTCCGGTCTGGCGGTGGATTTCCTCGGCGGTGCGCCGGGCATCTACTCGGCGCGCTATGCCGACGGCAAGGGTGATGCAGCGAACAACGCCAAACTGCTCGACGCCCTCAAAGACGTGCCTGAAGCGGAACGCGGCGCGCAATTCGTCTGCGTGCTGGCACTGGTCCGTCACGCCGATGATCCGTTGCCGATCCTCTGCGAAGGCCTGTGGCACGGACGCATCCTGACCGCCGCCAGCGGCGAACACGGTTTCGGTTATGACCCGCTGTTCTGGGTGCCGGAACGTGACGTATCCAGCGCTGAACTGAGCCCGGCCGACAAGAACCAGATCAGCCACCGCGCCCGCGCAATGGATCTGCTGCGCCAGCGTCTGGGCCTGAAATGA
- a CDS encoding DUF4426 domain-containing protein — protein sequence MGRLALLLFTACLSVSAMAADVIKGERKETFGDVTVHYNTFNSTFLTPDIAKAAELVRSKHQGVINVSVIKDGKPLVANVTGTVKDLTSQSVPLNFRQVTEQGAIYYIAQYPVEQQETRTFEIKVQNGDKINTINFNQELFPGE from the coding sequence ATGGGTCGTTTAGCGTTGTTGTTATTCACAGCCTGCCTGAGCGTCAGCGCCATGGCGGCCGACGTCATCAAGGGCGAACGCAAGGAAACCTTCGGCGACGTGACGGTGCACTACAACACCTTCAATTCCACGTTTCTGACCCCGGACATCGCCAAGGCAGCAGAGCTTGTCCGCAGCAAACACCAAGGCGTGATCAATGTCTCGGTGATCAAGGACGGCAAGCCATTGGTCGCCAACGTTACCGGCACGGTCAAAGACCTGACCAGCCAGAGCGTACCGCTGAATTTCCGCCAGGTGACCGAACAAGGTGCGATCTACTACATCGCCCAGTACCCGGTGGAGCAGCAGGAAACCCGCACCTTTGAAATCAAGGTGCAGAACGGTGACAAGATCAACACCATCAATTTCAACCAAGAACTCTTTCCCGGCGAATGA
- a CDS encoding DUF3392 domain-containing protein, whose translation MDLILDLLATVSRWSRSNLSEIALALVGCLLVLFGADFKGWVEQRLGSIAGALRVPLMALLCMIGSGAALIYATPWVIKGLSQFNNYSLAPVLLVVLVLIGVVADRR comes from the coding sequence ATGGATTTGATACTCGACCTGCTCGCCACCGTCTCCCGCTGGAGCCGCAGCAACCTCTCGGAAATCGCCTTGGCGCTGGTGGGCTGCCTGCTGGTGCTGTTCGGCGCCGACTTCAAAGGCTGGGTCGAGCAACGCCTGGGCAGCATCGCCGGCGCCCTGCGCGTGCCACTGATGGCCCTGCTGTGCATGATTGGCAGCGGCGCTGCGCTGATCTACGCCACACCGTGGGTGATCAAGGGGTTGAGCCAGTTCAACAACTACAGTCTGGCACCGGTGTTGTTGGTGGTACTGGTGCTGATCGGCGTAGTCGCCGACCGCCGCTGA
- the metW gene encoding methionine biosynthesis protein MetW — MRADLEIIQEWIPAGSRVLDLGCGDGELLTWLRDHKQVTGYGLENDADNIAQCVAKGVNVIEQDLDKGLGNFASNSFDIVVMTQALQAVHYPDKILDEMLRVGRQCIITFPNFGHWRCRWYLASKGRMPVSEFLPYTWYNTPNIHFCTFEDFEELCRERDAKVIDRLAVDQQHRHGWASKLWPNLLGEIGIYRVSSPVLADHRVAV, encoded by the coding sequence ATGAGAGCTGATCTGGAAATCATCCAGGAATGGATCCCCGCCGGCAGCCGCGTCCTCGACCTGGGTTGCGGTGACGGCGAGTTGCTGACCTGGCTGCGCGACCACAAGCAGGTCACCGGCTATGGCCTGGAAAACGACGCCGACAACATCGCTCAATGCGTGGCCAAAGGCGTCAACGTCATCGAGCAGGATCTGGACAAAGGGCTGGGCAACTTCGCCAGCAACAGTTTCGATATCGTGGTGATGACCCAGGCCCTGCAAGCCGTGCATTACCCGGACAAGATCCTCGACGAAATGCTGCGCGTTGGCCGGCAGTGCATCATCACCTTCCCCAACTTCGGTCACTGGCGCTGCCGCTGGTACCTGGCGAGCAAGGGCCGCATGCCGGTGTCCGAGTTTCTGCCGTACACCTGGTACAACACGCCGAACATCCACTTCTGCACCTTCGAAGACTTTGAAGAACTTTGCCGCGAACGTGATGCGAAGGTCATTGATCGGCTTGCTGTGGATCAACAGCACCGCCACGGGTGGGCCAGTAAGCTATGGCCTAATCTGTTAGGTGAGATTGGTATCTACCGCGTCAGCAGCCCGGTGCTTGCAGATCACCGGGTCGCTGTCTGA
- the mtgA gene encoding monofunctional biosynthetic peptidoglycan transglycosylase encodes MLRSIFRRLTKALLWFAGGSVLLVLLFRFVPPPGTALMVERKVESWVDGEPIDLQRSWKPWDEISDDLKVAVMAGEDQKFPEHWGFDFSAIQAALAHNELGGSIRGASTLSQQVSKNLFLWAGRSYLRKGLEAWFTALIEVFWPKQRILEVYLNSVEWDDGVFGAEAAARHHFGVSAKSLSRQQASYLAAVLPNPRVWSASHPTAYVSRRAGWIRQQMSQLGGTSYLLGLNDSRRAPWAR; translated from the coding sequence ATGCTGCGTTCAATTTTCCGTCGTCTCACGAAGGCCCTGCTCTGGTTCGCGGGCGGCAGCGTTTTGCTGGTCCTGTTGTTTCGCTTCGTGCCGCCGCCGGGCACGGCGCTGATGGTCGAGCGCAAGGTCGAATCCTGGGTCGACGGCGAGCCGATCGACCTGCAGCGCAGCTGGAAGCCCTGGGACGAGATTTCCGATGATCTCAAGGTGGCCGTCATGGCCGGTGAGGATCAGAAGTTTCCAGAGCATTGGGGCTTTGATTTCAGCGCCATTCAGGCCGCGCTGGCCCACAATGAACTCGGCGGCTCGATTCGCGGCGCCAGTACGCTGAGCCAGCAAGTGTCGAAGAACCTGTTTCTTTGGGCCGGTCGTAGCTATCTGCGCAAAGGCCTGGAGGCTTGGTTTACCGCGCTGATCGAGGTGTTCTGGCCCAAGCAGCGGATTCTCGAGGTGTACCTGAACAGCGTCGAGTGGGATGACGGGGTATTTGGCGCCGAGGCGGCGGCGCGGCATCACTTTGGTGTGAGCGCGAAGTCGTTGTCGCGGCAGCAGGCGAGTTATCTGGCCGCTGTTCTGCCGAATCCTCGGGTCTGGAGCGCCAGCCATCCGACGGCTTATGTGTCGCGGCGGGCCGGGTGGATTCGCCAGCAGATGAGTCAGTTGGGTGGGACCAGTTATCTGCTCGGGCTCAATGATTCGCGCCGGGCACCTTGGGCTCGATAG
- a CDS encoding DUF423 domain-containing protein, producing the protein MLRGFLMLAAFFGFTGVALGAFAAHGLKNRLTPEYLAIFHTGVTYQLVHTLALFGVALLATQIQGRLVTWAGVSFTVGILLFSGSLYVLTTTGISKLGIITPFGGLAFLIGWLCLGLAAWRLS; encoded by the coding sequence ATGCTGCGTGGCTTTCTGATGCTGGCCGCTTTCTTTGGTTTTACCGGGGTTGCATTGGGTGCATTCGCCGCCCATGGCCTGAAAAACCGTCTGACGCCGGAGTATCTGGCGATTTTCCACACGGGCGTCACCTATCAACTGGTGCACACGCTGGCGTTGTTTGGCGTTGCACTGCTGGCTACGCAGATTCAGGGGCGGCTCGTCACATGGGCTGGCGTCTCCTTCACCGTCGGCATCCTGCTGTTCTCCGGCAGTCTCTACGTACTGACCACCACCGGCATCAGCAAGCTAGGCATCATTACCCCGTTCGGTGGCCTGGCCTTCCTGATCGGCTGGCTGTGCCTGGGGCTTGCCGCCTGGCGGCTGAGCTGA
- the thiS gene encoding sulfur carrier protein ThiS: MRIQLNGESLELPDGETVAALLTRLDLTGRRVAVELNLDIVPRSQHADTTLNDGDNVEVVHAIGGG; encoded by the coding sequence ATGCGCATTCAGTTGAACGGCGAATCCCTTGAACTGCCCGACGGTGAAACCGTTGCGGCCCTGCTGACCCGTCTGGATCTGACCGGACGCCGGGTAGCAGTCGAACTCAATCTGGATATCGTCCCGCGCAGCCAGCATGCCGACACCACGCTCAACGACGGCGACAACGTCGAAGTGGTACACGCCATCGGCGGCGGCTAA
- the proC gene encoding pyrroline-5-carboxylate reductase, with protein MSNTRIAFIGAGNMAASLIGGLRAKGLEAAHIRASDPGEETRAKVSAEHDIETFADNAEAIDGVDVVVLAVKPQAMKAVCEAIRPSLKPNQLVVSIAAGITCASMTAWLGEQPIVRCMPNTPALLRQGVSGLYATSEVTAEQRQQAEELLSAVGIALWLDEEQQLDAVTAVSGSGPAYFFLLIEAMTAAGVKLGLPKETAEQLTLQTALGAAHMAVSSDVDAAELRRRVTSPAGTTEAAIKSFQAGGFEALVEKALGAAAHRSAEMAEQLGK; from the coding sequence ATGAGCAACACACGTATTGCCTTTATCGGTGCCGGCAACATGGCCGCCAGCCTGATCGGCGGCCTGCGGGCCAAGGGTCTGGAAGCCGCGCACATCCGCGCCAGCGATCCGGGCGAAGAAACTCGCGCCAAAGTCAGTGCCGAACACGACATCGAAACCTTTGCCGATAACGCCGAGGCTATCGATGGCGTCGACGTCGTCGTGCTGGCGGTCAAGCCACAGGCGATGAAAGCCGTGTGCGAAGCGATTCGCCCGAGCTTGAAACCGAATCAGCTGGTGGTATCGATTGCCGCCGGCATCACTTGTGCGAGCATGACCGCATGGCTCGGCGAACAGCCGATCGTGCGCTGCATGCCGAACACCCCGGCGCTGCTGCGTCAGGGCGTGAGCGGTTTGTACGCCACGAGCGAAGTGACTGCCGAACAACGCCAGCAAGCCGAAGAGCTGCTGTCCGCCGTCGGCATCGCCCTGTGGCTGGACGAAGAACAGCAACTGGACGCCGTGACTGCGGTGTCCGGTTCCGGCCCTGCGTACTTCTTCCTGCTGATCGAAGCCATGACCGCTGCTGGCGTCAAACTCGGCCTGCCGAAAGAAACAGCCGAACAACTGACCCTGCAAACGGCTCTGGGCGCCGCGCACATGGCGGTATCCAGTGATGTCGATGCCGCCGAACTGCGCCGCCGCGTGACCTCGCCGGCCGGTACTACAGAAGCTGCAATCAAATCGTTCCAGGCCGGTGGTTTCGAAGCCCTGGTGGAAAAAGCACTCGGCGCCGCCGCGCACCGCTCGGCCGAAATGGCCGAACAACTGGGCAAATAA
- the hemW gene encoding radical SAM family heme chaperone HemW, which produces MTDSPSASSLIIGGAASSPRAPLPTLPPLALYIHIPWCVRKCPYCDFNSHTASPVLPEQEYVDALLADLDQDLHAVYGREISSIFFGGGTPSLFSAEALGRLLEGVEQRIPFAHDIEITLEANPGTFEQEKFVAYRKLGINRLSIGIQSFQQEKLKALGRIHNGDEAVRAAGMARQAGFDNFNLDLMHGLPDQSLDDALSDLRQAIELKPTHISWYQLTLEPNTVFWNQPPELPEDDTLWDIQEAGQALLAEHGYAQYEVSAYAQAGRPARHNLNYWSFGDFIGIGAGAHGKLSHPDGRIVRTWKTRLPKDYLNPAKCFQAGEKALTNDEMPFEFLMNALRLTAGVESRLYPQRTGLSLESLAEGRAAAEQSGLLQVEPSRLAATERGQLFLNDLLQQFLN; this is translated from the coding sequence ATGACCGACAGCCCCTCTGCGTCGTCGCTGATCATCGGCGGCGCCGCTTCTTCGCCTCGGGCGCCGCTACCAACCCTGCCGCCCCTGGCGCTGTACATCCACATCCCGTGGTGTGTGCGCAAATGCCCGTATTGCGACTTCAACTCGCACACCGCCAGCCCGGTGCTGCCGGAGCAGGAATACGTCGACGCGTTGCTGGCCGATCTCGATCAGGATCTGCACGCGGTGTATGGCCGTGAAATCAGCTCGATTTTCTTCGGTGGCGGCACACCGAGCCTGTTCAGCGCCGAAGCCCTTGGGCGTTTACTGGAAGGCGTCGAACAGCGCATTCCATTTGCCCACGACATCGAAATCACTCTGGAAGCCAATCCCGGCACGTTCGAGCAAGAGAAGTTCGTCGCGTACCGCAAGCTGGGGATCAATCGCCTGTCGATCGGTATCCAGAGTTTCCAGCAGGAGAAGCTCAAAGCGCTCGGCCGCATCCACAACGGCGATGAAGCGGTGCGCGCCGCCGGCATGGCGCGTCAGGCCGGGTTCGATAACTTCAACCTCGACTTGATGCACGGCTTGCCCGATCAGTCGCTGGACGATGCCTTGAGCGATTTGCGCCAGGCCATCGAACTGAAGCCGACGCACATTTCCTGGTATCAACTGACGCTGGAGCCGAACACGGTGTTCTGGAACCAGCCGCCAGAGCTGCCGGAAGACGACACGCTGTGGGACATTCAAGAGGCCGGGCAGGCGCTGCTGGCCGAGCACGGTTACGCGCAATACGAAGTGTCGGCTTATGCGCAGGCCGGACGCCCGGCGCGGCATAACCTCAATTACTGGAGTTTCGGCGACTTCATCGGCATCGGCGCTGGCGCCCACGGCAAGCTCAGCCACCCGGACGGGCGCATCGTGCGCACCTGGAAGACGCGCCTGCCGAAGGACTATCTCAACCCGGCGAAATGCTTTCAGGCCGGCGAGAAAGCCCTGACCAACGATGAGATGCCGTTCGAGTTCCTGATGAACGCCTTGCGCCTGACCGCTGGCGTCGAATCGCGCCTGTATCCGCAGCGCACCGGGCTGTCGCTGGAAAGCCTCGCCGAAGGCCGGGCAGCGGCAGAACAAAGCGGCCTGTTGCAGGTCGAACCGTCACGTCTGGCGGCCACCGAGCGCGGACAGCTGTTCCTCAACGACTTGCTGCAACAATTTCTGAACTGA
- the trmB gene encoding tRNA (guanosine(46)-N7)-methyltransferase TrmB, translated as MTESNDTPIQTEEGDERQRRRIKSFVMRAGRMTEGQQRGLDQGAPLYVLPLADAPVDYDQVFGRSAPRSLEIGFGMGHSLLEMAAAAPEQDFIGVEVHRPGVGALLNGVLTQGLTNLRVYDCDAIEVLNRCIADNSLDRLMLFFPDPWHKSRHHKRRIVQASFAELVRSKLKVGGILHMATDWEPYAEYMLEVMNVAPGYRNLAEDGKCVPRPAERPITKFERRGERLGHGVWDLKFEKLA; from the coding sequence ATGACTGAATCGAACGACACGCCTATCCAGACGGAAGAGGGCGACGAGCGCCAACGCCGCCGCATCAAGAGTTTCGTGATGCGCGCCGGGCGCATGACCGAAGGCCAGCAACGTGGTCTGGATCAGGGCGCGCCGCTGTACGTGCTGCCGCTGGCCGACGCGCCGGTGGATTACGATCAGGTGTTCGGCCGTTCGGCGCCGCGCTCGCTGGAGATCGGTTTCGGCATGGGCCACTCGCTGCTGGAAATGGCCGCGGCGGCACCGGAGCAGGATTTCATCGGCGTTGAAGTTCACCGTCCGGGTGTCGGCGCGCTGCTCAACGGTGTGCTGACTCAGGGCCTGACCAACCTGCGGGTTTACGATTGCGACGCGATCGAAGTGCTCAACCGCTGCATCGCCGACAACAGCCTCGATCGCCTGATGCTGTTCTTCCCGGATCCGTGGCACAAGAGCCGTCACCACAAGCGTCGCATCGTTCAGGCGTCGTTCGCTGAACTGGTGCGCAGCAAGTTGAAGGTCGGCGGCATTCTGCACATGGCCACCGACTGGGAACCGTATGCCGAATACATGCTGGAAGTGATGAACGTCGCCCCGGGCTACCGCAACCTCGCCGAAGACGGCAAGTGCGTCCCACGCCCGGCCGAACGCCCGATCACCAAGTTCGAACGCCGCGGCGAACGTCTTGGCCATGGCGTTTGGGACCTGAAGTTCGAAAAACTCGCTTAA
- a CDS encoding YggS family pyridoxal phosphate-dependent enzyme, whose translation MSTIADNIQLVSSRIQAATAAAGRTENNVQLLAVSKTKPAEALREAYAAGLRDFGENYLQEALGKQLELADLPLIWHFIGPIQSNKTRAIAEHFDWVHSVDRLKIAQRLSEQRPADMPPLNICIQVNVSGEASKSGCTPADLPALAEAINALPRLKLRGLMAIPEPTEDRAEQDAAFAAVQRLQDSLNLPLDTLSMGMSHDLESAIAQGATWVRIGTALFGARDYSQS comes from the coding sequence ATGTCCACGATAGCAGACAACATTCAACTGGTTAGTTCGCGCATCCAGGCTGCCACCGCAGCGGCCGGGCGCACTGAAAACAACGTGCAGTTGCTGGCTGTCAGCAAGACCAAACCCGCCGAAGCCCTGCGTGAAGCCTACGCCGCCGGCCTGCGCGACTTTGGCGAGAACTATCTGCAGGAAGCCTTGGGCAAACAGCTCGAACTGGCCGACCTGCCCTTGATCTGGCACTTCATCGGCCCCATTCAATCGAACAAGACTCGCGCCATTGCCGAGCATTTCGACTGGGTGCATTCCGTGGATCGCCTGAAAATTGCCCAACGCCTGTCCGAACAGCGCCCGGCCGACATGCCGCCGCTGAATATCTGCATTCAGGTCAACGTCAGCGGCGAAGCCAGCAAGTCCGGCTGCACCCCGGCCGACCTGCCGGCCCTGGCCGAAGCCATCAACGCCTTGCCGCGCCTGAAACTGCGCGGGCTGATGGCAATTCCCGAGCCGACCGAAGATCGCGCCGAACAGGACGCCGCATTTGCTGCTGTGCAACGTTTGCAGGACAGCCTGAATCTGCCGCTCGACACACTTTCCATGGGCATGAGCCACGACCTCGAGTCGGCCATTGCCCAAGGCGCCACCTGGGTTCGTATCGGTACGGCCCTGTTTGGCGCTCGCGACTATTCCCAATCTTGA
- a CDS encoding DUF167 domain-containing protein → MSWFRWDGDDLILECHLQPAARSDDFCGLHGDRLKIRLTAPPVEGKANAYLMGFLAKAFGVSKSQVSLLSGELNRQKRVKICSPKKLPDLPDLVRPN, encoded by the coding sequence GTGAGCTGGTTTCGTTGGGACGGTGACGACCTGATTCTGGAGTGTCACCTGCAACCTGCGGCCCGTAGCGATGATTTCTGCGGGCTGCACGGTGATCGTCTGAAGATTCGCCTGACCGCGCCGCCGGTCGAGGGCAAGGCCAATGCTTATCTGATGGGTTTTCTGGCCAAGGCGTTTGGGGTTTCCAAGAGCCAGGTCAGTTTGCTCAGCGGCGAGTTGAACCGGCAGAAGCGGGTGAAGATTTGCTCGCCGAAGAAGTTGCCGGATTTGCCTGACCTGGTGCGCCCAAACTGA
- a CDS encoding thiazole synthase: MSIVRSDKPFVLAGRTYQSRLLVGTGKYRDMEETRQAIEASGAEIVTFAVRRTNLGQIEGEPNLLDVLSPDRYTFLPNTAGCYDAIEAVRTCRLARELLDGHNLVKLEVLADQKTLFPNVIETLKAAETLVKEGFDVMVYTSDDPIIARQLAEIGCIAVMPLAGLIGSGLGICNPYNLQIILEEAKIPVLVDAGVGTASDATIAMELGCDAVLMNSAIAHAQQPVMMAQAMQHAIVAGRLAYLAGRMPKKLYASASSPLDGLIK; the protein is encoded by the coding sequence ATGAGCATCGTTCGTAGCGACAAGCCTTTTGTGCTGGCCGGTCGTACTTACCAGTCGCGTTTGCTGGTTGGTACCGGCAAGTACCGTGACATGGAAGAAACCCGCCAGGCCATCGAAGCCTCGGGTGCCGAAATCGTCACCTTCGCCGTGCGCCGCACCAACCTGGGCCAGATCGAAGGCGAGCCGAACCTGCTCGACGTACTGTCGCCGGATCGCTACACCTTCCTGCCGAACACCGCCGGTTGCTACGACGCCATCGAAGCCGTGCGCACCTGCCGCCTGGCCCGTGAGCTGCTCGACGGCCACAACCTGGTGAAGCTGGAAGTGCTGGCCGACCAGAAAACCCTGTTCCCCAACGTGATCGAAACCCTCAAGGCCGCTGAAACGCTGGTCAAGGAAGGTTTCGACGTGATGGTCTACACCAGCGATGACCCGATCATCGCCCGTCAACTGGCGGAAATTGGCTGCATCGCGGTGATGCCGCTGGCCGGTCTGATCGGTTCCGGTCTGGGGATCTGCAATCCGTACAACCTGCAGATCATCCTCGAAGAAGCCAAGATCCCGGTGCTGGTCGATGCCGGTGTTGGTACTGCTTCCGACGCCACCATCGCGATGGAGCTGGGTTGCGACGCCGTTCTGATGAACTCGGCCATCGCCCACGCCCAGCAGCCAGTGATGATGGCCCAAGCCATGCAACACGCGATCGTCGCAGGCCGTCTGGCCTACCTCGCCGGCCGCATGCCGAAAAAACTCTATGCCAGCGCCTCTTCGCCGCTGGATGGTCTGATCAAGTAA
- the metX gene encoding homoserine O-succinyltransferase MetX — MPAAFPPDSVGLVTPQTAHFSEPLALACGRSLPAYDLIYETYGTLNAQANNAVLICHALSGHHHAAGYHSPDDRKPGWWDSCIGPGKPIDTSKFFVVSLNNLGGCNGSTGPSSINPETGKPFGADFPVLTVEDWVHSQARLADLLGIGQWAAVIGGSLGGMQALQWTITYPDRVRHCLAIASAPKLSAQNIAFNEVARQAILTDPEFHGGSFQEAGVIPKRGLMLARMVGHITYLSDDSMGEKFGRGLKSEKLNYDFHSVEFQVESYLRYQGEEFSGRFDANTYLLMTKALDYFDPAANFDDNLAKTFENATAKFCVMSFTTDWRFSPARSRELVDALMAARKDVSYLEIDAPQGHDAFLIPIPRYLQAFGNYMNRITV, encoded by the coding sequence ATGCCAGCTGCCTTTCCCCCCGATTCTGTTGGTCTGGTGACGCCGCAAACGGCGCACTTCAGCGAACCTCTGGCCTTGGCCTGTGGCCGTTCGCTGCCCGCTTATGACCTGATCTACGAAACCTACGGCACGCTCAACGCACAGGCGAACAACGCCGTGCTGATCTGCCACGCCTTGTCCGGCCATCACCACGCCGCCGGCTATCACAGCCCCGACGACCGCAAGCCCGGTTGGTGGGACAGCTGCATCGGCCCCGGCAAGCCAATCGACACCAGCAAGTTCTTCGTGGTCAGCCTGAATAATCTGGGCGGCTGCAACGGCTCCACTGGCCCGAGCAGCATCAACCCTGAGACCGGCAAACCGTTCGGTGCCGACTTCCCGGTGCTCACCGTGGAAGACTGGGTACACAGCCAGGCGCGTCTGGCCGACCTGCTCGGCATCGGCCAGTGGGCAGCGGTGATCGGCGGTAGCCTCGGTGGTATGCAGGCCCTGCAATGGACCATCACTTATCCGGATCGCGTACGTCACTGCCTGGCCATCGCCTCGGCGCCCAAGCTGTCGGCGCAGAACATCGCCTTCAACGAAGTGGCGCGCCAGGCGATCCTCACCGACCCGGAATTCCACGGTGGTTCGTTTCAGGAAGCCGGTGTGATCCCCAAACGCGGCCTGATGCTGGCGCGGATGGTCGGGCACATCACTTACCTGTCCGACGACTCCATGGGCGAGAAATTCGGCCGTGGCCTGAAGAGCGAAAAGCTCAACTACGACTTCCACAGCGTCGAGTTCCAGGTCGAAAGCTATCTGCGTTATCAGGGCGAAGAGTTCTCCGGACGCTTCGACGCCAACACCTATCTGTTGATGACCAAGGCGCTGGATTACTTCGATCCGGCGGCGAACTTCGACGATAACCTGGCGAAAACCTTCGAGAATGCCACGGCCAAGTTCTGCGTGATGTCGTTCACCACCGACTGGCGCTTCTCCCCGGCCCGTTCGCGGGAGCTCGTAGACGCACTGATGGCGGCGCGCAAAGACGTCAGCTATCTGGAAATCGACGCACCACAGGGCCACGACGCCTTCCTGATTCCGATCCCGCGCTACTTGCAGGCGTTCGGCAATTACATGAACCGAATTACGGTGTGA